A genomic segment from Deltaproteobacteria bacterium encodes:
- a CDS encoding Xaa-Pro peptidase family protein — translation MIEAPFPQEEYEARHKELQQRMERDELDLIVASARDNFWYFTGLVSYQFDHLMRPEICFIPREGKPFALVYGNNKGKAEELPWFGEVRSYVDVPFPREMISDFLSDMGYGSARLGFELDDDQRLGFPVNYLTRLTEALPKAKIEDGSRALTEQRLYKSPREMENMRKACDISQRAYDRMLPELKAGVTRREVAERLYIAMIEEGAHPRHPGFLMLNASTKYDERRYEKGDRMIADFGACYEGYYGDITRQAIFGAPSADQTKEHALALHLIQQCKKVMKPGNSIAEIPRVANAELKRNGYPEVESPKRIGHGIGMARAEPPSISEAEVRNVEVGMVLAIEPKVRIPGASIHLEEDVFITADGAEPLTAGAERLDIIE, via the coding sequence ATGATCGAAGCACCGTTCCCCCAGGAAGAGTACGAAGCGCGTCACAAGGAGCTGCAGCAGCGCATGGAGCGCGACGAGCTGGACCTCATCGTGGCCTCGGCGCGTGACAACTTCTGGTACTTTACCGGGCTCGTCAGCTACCAGTTCGACCACCTGATGCGCCCCGAGATCTGCTTCATCCCCAGGGAAGGCAAGCCGTTCGCGCTGGTGTACGGCAACAACAAGGGCAAGGCGGAGGAGCTGCCCTGGTTCGGCGAGGTGCGGAGCTACGTGGACGTGCCCTTTCCGCGCGAGATGATCAGCGACTTCCTGAGCGACATGGGCTACGGCTCCGCCAGGCTGGGTTTCGAGCTCGACGACGACCAGCGGCTGGGCTTTCCGGTGAACTACCTGACGCGGCTCACCGAGGCGCTGCCCAAGGCCAAGATCGAGGACGGCTCCCGAGCGCTCACGGAGCAGCGGCTCTACAAGAGCCCGCGGGAGATGGAGAACATGCGCAAGGCGTGCGACATCTCCCAGAGGGCCTACGACCGCATGCTGCCCGAACTGAAGGCGGGGGTCACGCGCCGGGAAGTGGCCGAGCGCCTCTACATCGCCATGATCGAGGAAGGCGCCCACCCGCGCCATCCCGGCTTTCTCATGCTCAACGCCTCCACCAAGTACGACGAGCGGCGCTACGAGAAGGGCGACCGCATGATCGCGGACTTCGGCGCTTGCTACGAGGGCTACTACGGCGACATCACCCGCCAGGCGATCTTCGGCGCGCCGAGCGCGGATCAAACCAAGGAGCACGCGCTGGCGCTGCACCTGATCCAGCAATGCAAGAAGGTGATGAAGCCCGGGAACTCTATCGCCGAGATTCCGCGAGTGGCCAACGCCGAGTTGAAAAGGAACGGCTACCCCGAGGTGGAGAGCCCCAAGCGCATCGGACACGGCATCGGCATGGCCCGGGCCGAACCCCCGTCCATCAGCGAAGCCGAGGTACGGAACGTGGAGGTGGGGATGGTGCTGGCCATCGAGCCCAAGGTGCGCATCCCCGGGGCCTCCATCCACCTGGAAGAGGACGTGTTCATTACGGCGGACGGGGCCGAGCCGCTGACCGCGGGAGCCGAACGGCTCGATATCATCGAATGA
- a CDS encoding ornithine cyclodeaminase family protein, with protein MANGILYLSNDDVKRLLDLGESIDIVKTALQDHSAGRVGWSVPEDLAVKPEQGWQYWVTGCSLEVAAGFRFRAIKAAGGSRDPSRPPQGPRRILILSDREGGEVTAIMDEDWCHSVRTGAAATVACQSLSRQGASVMAMLGVGDTARATVPVMARAFDLTEVRVLSRRPETREVFAREVGEELDLNVVPCDTAPQALDGADLVVSATTTSEPFVKQEWISPGAFVYSIGKHQELENSAYKGMGKFVVDSWAQCKKKSDVDRMLREGFLTRDDVYAEIPDVLSGKVPGREDDQERIFMRAIGLVNQDISLAAWLYQKALEEGIGTRLPY; from the coding sequence ATGGCCAACGGAATCCTCTATCTGTCCAACGACGACGTCAAGCGCCTGCTCGACCTCGGCGAGTCCATCGACATCGTCAAGACCGCGCTGCAGGACCACAGCGCCGGACGCGTGGGCTGGTCCGTGCCTGAGGACCTGGCGGTGAAACCCGAGCAAGGCTGGCAGTACTGGGTCACGGGCTGCTCGCTGGAGGTTGCGGCCGGGTTCCGCTTCCGCGCCATCAAGGCCGCGGGCGGCAGCCGCGACCCGTCGCGGCCACCCCAAGGCCCCCGGCGCATCCTCATCCTGAGCGACCGGGAGGGCGGCGAGGTCACCGCCATCATGGACGAGGACTGGTGCCACTCCGTGAGGACCGGCGCCGCCGCCACCGTGGCCTGCCAGTCCCTTTCGCGCCAAGGCGCGTCGGTGATGGCCATGCTGGGCGTCGGCGACACCGCCCGGGCCACCGTGCCGGTCATGGCGCGGGCCTTCGACCTCACGGAGGTGCGGGTGCTGTCCCGCCGGCCCGAGACCCGGGAGGTCTTCGCCCGTGAGGTAGGCGAGGAGCTGGACCTGAACGTCGTCCCCTGCGACACCGCCCCCCAGGCGCTGGACGGCGCCGACCTGGTGGTCTCCGCCACCACCACCTCCGAGCCCTTCGTCAAGCAGGAATGGATCAGTCCCGGGGCCTTCGTCTATTCCATCGGCAAACACCAGGAGCTTGAGAACTCCGCCTACAAGGGCATGGGCAAGTTCGTGGTGGACAGCTGGGCGCAGTGCAAGAAGAAGTCGGACGTAGACAGGATGTTGAGGGAAGGCTTCCTCACGCGCGACGACGTCTACGCGGAGATACCTGACGTCCTGTCGGGGAAGGTCCCCGGCCGGGAAGACGACCAGGAACGGATTTTCATGCGCGCCATCGGCCTCGTGAACCAGGACA